One window of the candidate division KSB1 bacterium genome contains the following:
- a CDS encoding LysM peptidoglycan-binding domain-containing protein, whose translation MAVRNRRKRMALALGGFALAFILVPPRPAGGIEPTDIPRSDLFPLFPSLRDNVEFWIRVYGEWHNDCLIVHDSEHPLVIYEIVDLRQLLGTDKVPDRVRREYVTRLRNRYAERLTQLARSDPRNLSEEERRLLALWEPWGGWQAIPAAAENVRVQRGNRDFFLYGLRQSGRYIDRMREIFRSYGLPEELTALPHVESCFNWSAYSHMGAAGIWQFTRSTGRLFLRIGYEVDERLDPFRSTEAAAQLLRKNYEELGTWPLAITAYNHGLAGMRRAVELLGTRDFEIILKEYRSRSFRFASKNFYAEFLAALYVRTHHTKFFGSVEPEPPLTFLEFQLQESVPARTIAEVFELSLEELRQLNPSLRAPVWRGQRRIPRGFTLRLPVNLKADPGALLAQALQRAPRAQTPATPANGYLVQRGETLSDVARKTGVSVPDLLASNDHIADPDRIRAGQVLRLPTGERSNARQVQNAAPTPSSEPASVSRESRTPLTVPPADKGVAQGGSLDELHWVPYDTSASWNVVTPRTRLIDRVEVPTDGWIRVQPEETLGHYAEWLKVTAQELRRLNNLPSSRELRIGQRIRLTFRNVSPEEFHRQRVEYLRSIEEDFFATYRVTGLRTHRVGPGENIWSICHSDYDLPLWLIWMYNTDVDLSQLQAGQELRIPIVEPIDASKPEPQSSP comes from the coding sequence ATGGCGGTTCGGAACCGACGGAAGCGCATGGCCCTGGCACTGGGTGGGTTTGCCCTCGCTTTCATCCTCGTTCCACCCCGGCCGGCGGGGGGCATCGAACCCACAGACATCCCCCGCAGTGACCTCTTCCCCCTCTTCCCCTCTCTTCGAGACAACGTGGAGTTCTGGATCCGCGTCTACGGAGAGTGGCACAACGACTGCCTCATCGTACACGACTCCGAGCATCCCCTGGTGATCTACGAGATCGTGGACCTGCGCCAGCTTCTGGGCACCGATAAGGTTCCGGACAGGGTGCGCAGGGAGTACGTGACTCGCCTTAGGAATCGATACGCTGAGCGTCTTACCCAGCTGGCCCGCTCGGACCCGCGCAACCTAAGCGAAGAAGAGAGGCGCCTCCTCGCACTGTGGGAACCGTGGGGAGGCTGGCAGGCCATACCGGCGGCAGCGGAGAACGTGCGGGTGCAGCGTGGCAACCGCGACTTCTTCCTTTACGGCCTCCGACAGTCGGGGCGCTACATCGATCGGATGCGGGAGATCTTTCGCAGCTACGGCCTTCCCGAAGAGCTCACAGCCCTGCCCCACGTCGAGTCCTGTTTCAACTGGTCCGCTTACTCGCACATGGGCGCGGCTGGGATCTGGCAGTTCACCCGCTCCACCGGTCGCCTGTTCCTTCGCATCGGCTACGAGGTCGATGAACGGCTGGATCCCTTCCGCTCAACAGAAGCCGCCGCGCAGTTGCTGCGCAAGAACTACGAAGAGCTGGGGACCTGGCCCCTGGCTATTACGGCCTACAACCACGGGCTGGCGGGCATGAGGCGGGCGGTGGAGCTGCTCGGCACGCGCGACTTCGAAATAATCCTGAAGGAGTATCGCTCGCGCAGCTTCCGCTTCGCCTCCAAGAACTTCTACGCGGAGTTCCTGGCAGCCCTGTACGTCCGCACCCACCACACCAAGTTCTTCGGATCCGTCGAGCCGGAGCCGCCCCTCACGTTTCTGGAGTTCCAGCTTCAAGAGAGTGTGCCCGCTCGGACCATTGCCGAGGTGTTCGAACTGAGTTTGGAGGAGCTTCGGCAGCTCAATCCTTCGCTTCGGGCACCGGTTTGGCGCGGCCAACGCCGGATCCCGCGTGGCTTCACATTGCGGCTTCCGGTGAACCTTAAGGCCGATCCGGGGGCTCTTCTTGCTCAAGCTTTGCAGCGTGCGCCACGTGCCCAAACCCCTGCCACCCCGGCAAACGGGTACCTGGTGCAACGCGGGGAAACCTTGAGCGACGTGGCGCGAAAGACTGGGGTTTCCGTCCCGGACCTGCTGGCCTCCAATGACCACATTGCCGATCCTGACCGGATCCGGGCAGGACAGGTTTTGCGTCTGCCGACGGGGGAGAGATCGAACGCACGGCAAGTCCAGAATGCTGCCCCCACCCCGTCCAGCGAACCGGCTTCCGTGTCCCGCGAGAGCCGGACGCCGTTGACTGTCCCCCCTGCCGATAAGGGCGTTGCCCAGGGGGGCAGCCTCGACGAGCTGCACTGGGTCCCTTACGACACATCCGCCTCGTGGAACGTCGTCACGCCTCGCACCCGACTGATCGATCGGGTCGAGGTTCCGACTGACGGCTGGATCCGGGTGCAGCCAGAGGAAACCCTGGGGCACTACGCCGAGTGGCTGAAGGTGACCGCCCAGGAGCTGAGAAGGCTGAATAACCTTCCCTCGAGCCGGGAATTGCGCATCGGGCAGAGGATTCGGTTGACCTTCCGAAACGTTAGTCCGGAGGAATTCCATCGCCAGCGCGTGGAATACCTGCGGAGTATCGAGGAAGATTTCTTCGCGACCTACCGCGTGACCGGGCTGCGCACCCACCGCGTGGGCCCGGGCGAGAACATCTGGTCCATCTGCCACTCGGACTACGATCTTCCGCTGTGGCTGATTTGGATGTACAACACCGATGTTGACCTCTCCCAGCTGCAAGCGGGACAGGAGCTGCGGATCCCGATCGTGGAGCCCATCGACGCCTCCAAGCCAGAACCGCAGAGTTCGCCGTGA
- a CDS encoding SWIM zinc finger family protein: MDVHRKQFPISPALLSLSVEEVRRLDEEVTGGEGFEYYTGGFIRKAAVFLNKISGRVREAYGEYLVEVTVDDVRLSTSCTCEARSGMCKHVIALLYSWVFDQDSFHDVGESLLELRALDKDELIEIIGRMIQYDPRNADFFEENPDAERELDEPGYEDIEDWTQ; this comes from the coding sequence ATGGATGTTCACCGAAAGCAGTTTCCCATTTCACCCGCCCTCCTTTCCCTCTCCGTCGAGGAGGTACGCAGACTGGACGAGGAGGTGACAGGGGGGGAGGGATTTGAGTACTACACCGGAGGCTTCATCCGTAAGGCGGCGGTGTTCCTGAACAAGATCTCTGGACGGGTCCGAGAGGCCTACGGTGAATACCTGGTGGAAGTGACGGTCGATGACGTACGCCTTTCGACCTCCTGCACCTGCGAAGCGCGCTCCGGCATGTGCAAACACGTGATCGCCCTGCTCTACTCCTGGGTCTTTGACCAGGACTCCTTCCACGACGTGGGCGAATCCCTTCTTGAACTCCGGGCCCTGGACAAGGACGAGCTGATCGAGATCATCGGAAGGATGATCCAGTACGATCCGCGCAACGCCGACTTCTTTGAAGAAAATCCGGACGCGGAGCGCGAGCTGGACGAACCCGGCTACGAGGACATCGAGGACTGGACTCAATAG